The proteins below come from a single Pandoraea apista genomic window:
- a CDS encoding RNA polymerase sigma factor produces MTGQDLPSLLPGLLPRLWAFALRIAGDRHDAEDLVQRACVHALERVHQWQPGTSALSWMYSIVHTTWINEIRARRVRSRGSLAWDDADVEAIPDLQASTPEDLASYHQVFGAVDRLPEAQRLVVLLVAVEGLSYQEAALVLGVPIGTVMSRLSRARRTIGDQFRNAEGQPRPAESIGPASGAREEDA; encoded by the coding sequence ATGACCGGTCAGGATTTGCCCAGCTTGCTTCCGGGCTTGCTGCCACGCCTCTGGGCGTTCGCGCTGCGCATTGCAGGCGATCGTCACGATGCCGAGGACCTTGTGCAACGCGCTTGCGTGCATGCGCTCGAGCGCGTGCATCAGTGGCAGCCGGGCACTTCGGCATTGAGCTGGATGTACAGCATCGTGCATACCACGTGGATCAACGAGATCCGCGCGCGTCGCGTTCGTTCGCGCGGCAGTCTGGCGTGGGACGACGCCGACGTCGAAGCGATTCCCGATCTTCAGGCGTCGACCCCGGAGGATCTTGCCAGTTATCACCAGGTGTTTGGCGCCGTCGACCGTTTGCCCGAAGCGCAGCGGCTCGTCGTGCTGCTTGTCGCCGTGGAGGGCCTGAGCTATCAGGAGGCGGCGCTCGTGCTCGGTGTGCCCATCGGTACCGTCATGAGCCGTCTGTCACGCGCACGCCGTACCATCGGCGACCAGTTCCGCAACGCCGAGGGGCAACCGCGTCCCGCCGAGAGTATCGGCCCAGCATCCGGCGCACGTGAGGAGGACGCGTGA
- a CDS encoding lipoprotein has product MNQRQSMSAVLTAVVAAAGLFAAAAAHAQVPLKAMGGMLVDGQNRTVYTFDKDVAGSGKSSCNGPCAEAWPPVMAAPGAKAEGDYTVITRDDGKMQWAYKGKPVYLFTKDTAPGEMKGDGFKDVWHVVKP; this is encoded by the coding sequence ATGAACCAACGTCAATCGATGTCTGCCGTGCTTACCGCAGTCGTGGCCGCCGCCGGTCTCTTCGCCGCTGCCGCCGCGCACGCCCAAGTCCCGCTCAAGGCCATGGGCGGCATGCTGGTCGATGGCCAGAACCGCACTGTCTATACGTTCGACAAGGATGTGGCCGGCAGCGGCAAGAGTAGCTGTAACGGCCCATGCGCCGAAGCCTGGCCGCCGGTCATGGCCGCCCCCGGCGCGAAGGCCGAAGGCGACTACACCGTGATCACGCGCGACGACGGCAAGATGCAATGGGCCTACAAGGGCAAACCGGTCTACCTGTTCACCAAAGACACCGCACCGGGCGAGATGAAGGGCGACGGCTTCAAGGACGTGTGGCACGTTGTCAAGCCCTGA
- a CDS encoding ABC transporter permease, whose protein sequence is MTTPSPVSQAPAAPATRRKPGRAGPGSRLWRAMVWGAMIFFLVNVGLMIATVTMNSFATRWFGTPLPEGFTLHWYAQAWQDFQLAQVLWVTLEVVGAVVLLSIALGVPAAYALARVQFPGKRLAMLVFLLPMMVPPVTYGIPMATVLYKVGLGGTLTGVILANLVPSLPFVILVMTPFIEQIDPNLEAAARIFGANTSKYFRHVLLPLLVPGILAAGLLTLVRTIGMFELTFFTAGPDTQTLVVALYYAVFSTGVRAPQSIDAMAMIYMAITLLWVLIALQFVSPTQLVSRVKEAPKGE, encoded by the coding sequence ATGACGACGCCTTCGCCCGTGAGTCAGGCGCCGGCGGCGCCCGCGACACGTCGCAAACCGGGTCGTGCGGGACCGGGCTCGCGTCTCTGGCGCGCAATGGTGTGGGGGGCGATGATCTTCTTCCTCGTGAATGTGGGGTTGATGATCGCCACCGTCACGATGAACTCGTTTGCCACGCGTTGGTTCGGCACGCCGTTGCCCGAAGGTTTCACGCTGCACTGGTACGCACAGGCATGGCAGGACTTTCAACTGGCGCAAGTGCTGTGGGTCACGCTCGAAGTCGTGGGCGCGGTGGTGTTGCTGTCGATTGCGTTGGGCGTACCCGCCGCGTATGCGTTGGCGCGTGTGCAGTTTCCCGGCAAGCGGCTTGCAATGCTGGTGTTCTTGCTGCCGATGATGGTGCCACCTGTGACGTACGGCATTCCGATGGCAACGGTGCTCTACAAGGTTGGACTGGGCGGCACGCTCACCGGCGTGATTCTTGCGAACCTGGTGCCGTCGCTGCCGTTCGTGATTCTGGTGATGACGCCGTTCATCGAGCAGATCGATCCGAATCTCGAAGCCGCTGCGCGTATTTTCGGTGCCAACACGTCGAAGTACTTCCGTCATGTGTTGTTGCCGTTGCTGGTGCCGGGCATTCTCGCGGCCGGGTTGCTGACGCTGGTGCGCACCATCGGCATGTTCGAGCTGACCTTCTTCACGGCCGGCCCCGACACGCAGACGTTGGTGGTTGCGCTCTACTACGCCGTGTTCTCGACCGGCGTGCGAGCGCCGCAGTCCATCGACGCCATGGCCATGATCTACATGGCCATCACGCTGCTCTGGGTGCTGATTGCGCTTCAGTTCGTGAGTCCGACGCAATTGGTGAGTCGCGTCAAGGAAGCGCCGAAGGGAGAGTGA
- a CDS encoding LysR family transcriptional regulator encodes MLKLSLEAIEIVDAIARYGSFAAAAERLHKVPSTISYAVSKLEDQLGLALFVRNGPRVSLTDAGQEMLKEGRWLLAAANQLESRMRQIATGFEAEIRLVHDSLIPTSAFNPDICAFESLNCGTRLRIGTETLTGTWELLREGRADLIVAAGEGPASGGYKAVAIGTLDFAFCVSATHPFTKLGRPLTRDDLLENTAIVVGDGARSLVDRSVGLLLGQRRITVPGMQAKIAAQLAGLGHGFLPRACVCAELKRGALVELQVEEPRPPETFWLAWRTERMGEALKWWSQRLSRPLLPDILAG; translated from the coding sequence GTGCTCAAGCTGTCTCTGGAAGCCATCGAAATTGTCGATGCCATCGCGCGGTACGGCTCGTTCGCCGCCGCGGCCGAACGGCTGCACAAAGTGCCGTCGACCATCTCGTACGCCGTCTCCAAGCTGGAAGATCAGCTCGGCCTGGCTCTATTCGTTCGGAACGGGCCGAGGGTCTCGCTCACCGACGCGGGGCAAGAGATGCTCAAGGAGGGCCGGTGGCTGCTGGCGGCGGCGAACCAGCTCGAATCGCGCATGCGGCAAATCGCCACCGGTTTCGAGGCGGAAATCCGGCTGGTCCATGATTCGCTGATCCCAACGAGCGCCTTCAATCCCGATATCTGCGCCTTCGAAAGCCTGAACTGCGGCACGCGCCTGCGCATTGGCACGGAGACGCTCACGGGGACATGGGAGCTGTTGCGCGAAGGACGGGCCGATCTGATCGTGGCCGCCGGGGAAGGACCGGCCAGCGGTGGCTACAAGGCCGTGGCGATCGGCACGCTGGATTTCGCTTTCTGTGTGAGCGCCACCCACCCGTTCACCAAGCTGGGGCGCCCGCTCACGCGGGACGATCTGCTGGAGAACACCGCCATCGTCGTGGGTGACGGAGCGCGCTCGCTGGTCGATCGCTCGGTGGGACTCTTGCTGGGTCAGCGCCGGATCACGGTACCCGGCATGCAGGCGAAGATTGCGGCGCAGTTGGCAGGGCTGGGGCACGGATTTCTGCCGCGCGCCTGCGTGTGTGCGGAACTCAAGCGCGGTGCGCTGGTGGAATTGCAGGTCGAGGAGCCTCGCCCGCCGGAGACCTTCTGGCTGGCGTGGCGCACCGAGCGCATGGGCGAGGCGTTGAAGTGGTGGAGCCAGCGCCTTAGCCGGCCGTTGCTGCCCGATATTCTGGCGGGTTAA